In Candidatus Kaistella beijingensis, a genomic segment contains:
- the eno gene encoding phosphopyruvate hydratase, with the protein MSYISYIEARQILDSRGNPTIEVDVFTESGAMGRAAVPSGASTGEHEAVELRDGGPDYLGKGVLKAVENVREVIAPELVGLPVYDQNFIDQIMIDLDGTKNKGNLGANAILGVSLAAAKAAATELRMPLYKYVGGVNANTLPVPMMNVINGGSHSDAPIAFQEFMVMPVKADSFSHALRKGTEIFHNLKSILHSRGLSTAVGDEGGFAPTFTGTEDALDTLLQAIEKAGYKPGDDVMIALDCAASEFYKDGVYDYRKFQTPDSAQYNRSEQVNYLAELAAKYPIISIEDGMHEDDWEGWKMLTEKIGDRVQLVGDDLFVTNVERLARGIKEDIANSILVKVNQIGSLSETMAAVQMAQHNKYTSVMSHRSGETEDATIADLAVAMNCGQIKTGSASRSDRMAKYNQLLRIEEALGETAIFPGMDAFKVKR; encoded by the coding sequence ATGAGTTACATTTCTTACATCGAGGCAAGACAAATTTTGGATTCACGCGGAAATCCTACCATTGAAGTGGATGTATTCACGGAAAGCGGCGCAATGGGACGTGCTGCAGTTCCTTCAGGAGCATCTACAGGAGAACATGAAGCAGTTGAACTTCGCGACGGCGGACCTGATTATTTAGGAAAAGGAGTTTTGAAAGCCGTAGAAAATGTAAGAGAAGTAATCGCTCCCGAATTGGTTGGACTTCCTGTTTACGACCAAAACTTCATCGATCAAATTATGATTGATTTGGACGGGACTAAAAATAAAGGAAATCTTGGCGCAAACGCCATTCTTGGAGTTTCACTTGCTGCTGCAAAAGCCGCTGCAACGGAATTGAGAATGCCGCTTTACAAATATGTGGGTGGTGTAAATGCAAATACACTTCCTGTTCCAATGATGAACGTGATCAACGGTGGGTCGCACTCCGATGCGCCGATTGCGTTTCAGGAATTCATGGTGATGCCCGTAAAAGCAGATTCTTTCTCGCACGCTTTGAGAAAAGGAACCGAGATTTTCCACAACCTAAAATCAATTCTTCATTCAAGAGGACTTTCAACTGCGGTGGGAGACGAAGGCGGATTCGCACCAACTTTCACAGGAACTGAAGACGCTTTAGATACTTTGCTTCAAGCAATTGAAAAAGCAGGTTACAAACCGGGAGACGATGTGATGATTGCTTTAGATTGTGCCGCATCAGAATTTTACAAAGATGGTGTATACGATTACAGAAAATTCCAAACTCCAGACTCAGCGCAATATAACAGAAGCGAGCAAGTAAATTATTTGGCAGAATTGGCTGCGAAATATCCAATCATTTCCATTGAAGACGGAATGCACGAAGACGATTGGGAAGGATGGAAAATGTTAACCGAAAAAATCGGTGACCGAGTTCAATTGGTGGGTGACGATTTATTTGTAACCAATGTAGAAAGATTGGCGAGAGGAATCAAAGAAGATATCGCAAACTCAATTTTGGTTAAAGTAAACCAAATCGGTTCTTTATCTGAAACTATGGCGGCTGTTCAAATGGCGCAACACAATAAATACACTTCCGTAATGTCCCACAGATCGGGTGAAACGGAAGATGCAACCATCGCAGATTTAGCCGTTGCAATGAATTGTGGACAAATCAAGACAGGTTCGGCTTCACGTTCAGACAGAATGGCGAAATACAACCAACTTTTAAGAATCGAGGAAGCTCTTGGTGAAACCGCAATTTTCCCGGGAATGGATGCGTTTAAAGTAAAAAGATAA